ATTCCCCTTCTAGGAGAAAAGTACCCAATAGGCGAGCCATTGACCAAGACTTACGAATGCGGGGAAGACATGCAAGTGTAGATCCACTGAATGAAGatgttggggaggggggggaattGCATCAGAGTCAGAATCCTCACAATAATGTTCCATCGAACCGAATCAAACGCCTTCATGACACCTCTTCTGGGGACCTTATCAAAGCCAAGGAAATAAATATCTCTTGGTcgaatttggtttggttttctcaacacatccctaggcggatccagatcctctacggcccaGTGCCCGTACCAGTTCAAACGGCAAACTGAACCACATGTGAATTGATCGTCTTACCCTTTCCCAAAAGCCTTGTTCAAGCGAGGGTAattaaggtggtcattgcatgcGCGATCCAGTCTATGccgcacaggccgctacgggcaacTGCGCGGTATACGATCTGAATTGTCCCTAGGCACATGCAGTTTAATCATTTGGCATGCTCTAAACTCTTCCCTCCCTACCCAGGAGTTTCGCTCTCTTATGAGCATGTCCATCCCCAACTATCCTCTTCTGTTGCAAATGTTGATCACGTTTTTTTTTCAACCGCCCATTTTCCAGGGCTGTTTGGACCCTAATCCTACTATGATGGGATACCGTTCTGGCCGGTTGTTGTACGTACCTTAATAATAACCTCTCTTAGCTAGGGAAATGGGGTGTTATTTAAGAAGAACAGGTGGTGATCACTGATCACCATttgcaaattaattaattaaaagcatGACGATGAGGAGGAAGTGGAAGAACAACTCCCAATTGCTTCCCGTCCTCCTTGTCATCGCATTAATGGCCTTGTCTTCAATGCCATACACTGTAGATGCCAAACTTCATGTGTACATCATCAACGAACTGGGTCTGTTGGACTTAGACATCCATTGCAAATCCAAAAACGATGATCTTGGGGAGCATAAACTTTATTCTGGCCAAGAGTACACCTGGAGTTTCAATGAAAACATTTTTGGTGGAACGCTATACTGGTGCAACTTTTACTGGGTGAACAACGGGGACAATGTTCATGCCGGTTACCAAGTCTTTGATCAAGCTAAACAGCCCGGATTACCTGCCCAAGACTATTTTTACAAGGTGAGAAAGGATGGCATATACTTCGGCCACATTAGAGATGGACACTTTACAAAGGTCAGCGATTGGTCGACATAGCTTTTTCCAATTAAATGGAGACACAAAAttataataagaagaagaaatggatcgaaaactccacaacaaaatcaaTGGCCTAATCCTGCGGCCTAGCTAGTGTGGTTaattggtgagctgtggtgcgcttcatgcccatgctcatcaAGAAGTCTCGAGTTTGAGTCTCTTGGCTGATACCTTTCCCCCTCCCCTAAAAAAGTCCCCTCCCTATCGCTCCCCTAAAAAAGTAAGTTCTTAATTTTCATCCTTTGATATGCTTGTTAATGTTGTTCTTCAATTAATCTATGTCCTCCATGTCTGAGAAGCTATTAAATATTGTTGGCTTGTTATATATCGTTTTGTTTTACACACGTCTTCCTTAGAGTTCAAGATAGATGGATGATTGTAACATCTTGTAATGCACACTAATTACACATTGCTATCCGTGTGGACTAATACGCGCACATTTTCTCCCTCAAAAAGTTCGCATTCACCACCCAAACACAGTGCCGAACGAATTGACCATTGTATCCTTTGGAATTTCCGCCTTTCAACGAAGGCGAGATGATCATTTAGCATGGCACTGTGTTAGGGCACAAGGGCCACGTGCCACATGCGACTAGGTAGCGTTGTTTCTCCCAATATAAATTAATCACAAGGTGTTAAAAAAGCATTCTTTTaggaaaaaagatttttttttatcagatagttttatgttgttaagtgatgatgtcagccagttaaataataaatgggtaaattacacatcacctcCGGGTTTTTatacgaaactcaaatcaccccttggttttcgaAAAATCTCAAATCACGCCCTGGTTTacaccccaatatgacaaattagtccctaccgttagttttatgcgggtaaattacacgtcacccctggttttcaaacgaaactcagatcaccccttggtttttgaaaaaactcaaatcaccccttggttacaccccaatatgacaaattagtccctatcgttagttttatgcgggtaaattacacgtcacccctggttttcaaacgaaactcagatcaccccttggtttttgaaaaaactcaaatcaccccctggtttacaccccaatatgacaaattagtccctaccttTAGTTTTATgcgggtaaattacacgtcacccctggttttcaaacaaaactcagatcaccccttggtttttgaaaaaactcaaatcaccccctggtttacaccccaatatgacaaattagtccctaccttTAGTTTTATgcgggtaaattacacgtcacccctggttttcaaacgaaactcaaatcaccccttggtttttgaaaaaactcaaatcaccccctctacagtattAGTGTTAGTCtactattagttattggtgtgaaatgactattttacccttttactaaaacattagaattaaatttataatactacccttccttcatcttcaacaatgGTCTGGGGTAGTTTAGgggtttaaatttatttaactggctgacatcatcacttaacaacataaaactaacgatagggactaatttgtcatattggggtctaaaccaggggtgatttgaggtttttcaaaaaccagggggtgatctgagtttcgtttgaaaaccaggtggtgacatgtaatttatccttaATTAAAACTATTGAGgatgaagaacttgaagaacaCCCAACTACTTCTCATCCTCGAGCTTGTGATTGTCATCGCATTGCCCTTATTGTCTGAAAGTAAACTCTCTTGAGTCTCACTGACCTGCACCATCACGCGTACTTATGCTTCCTTACAACGATCTTGAAAGCTTCTCTCCGGTGAACTttgcttgagattgagttgtaGGTGTGAGGAAGCGGATGAATTTCGGTTTTTTTAGTTATAacggtaaaatagtaaatcaacACTAGTCAAGGGTACTTTAGGgataaaaatttatttaattggctgacatcatcacttaacagcataaaactaacgtcagggactaatttgtcatattggggtctaaaccaaggggtgattttgagttttttcaaaaaaccaggGGTGACTTGTAATTTACCGTATTAAATGGTGGTTGAATTCAAAAATATTAactgggtaatttacacataccacccctgagatttgacgaaaggataattttaccccccagttttgaaaaattcttcGTACcctcctgaggtttgcaaacagtaacaaataagcccattccatcagttcatgactaacagtgttaaaaataagaggtgaactgacaaaattaccgttgcaaaaaaagaaaaaaaacctgcaactcatctttcccaaatcgattggggaagatgagttgcaggtttcaaaaccctttcaacccttaaggaatttagggtttcaaattgggaaaaaatcccaaatcaaaacccttttgcgCACCTGAGATACTCACTGCCATTGATTCCTCCCTCAGCAACGCAGGCTCACCAGCCCTGCTATCAACTTCCCCCGCCTTCTCGGCTGCAAAAACCCCCCACCACTACACAACCGGACGACAATGTATcaaaatcgaagaagaagaagaggaggggatgAACCTACTTGAATGACTTCTCAGATTCTTCTTCTCACCTCCACAAATCCCATCTTCCGCTTTGTGCCGCTGAACCTTCATCGTATTCAAACCTGTCGGAAGAACACAATTGCAAAATAAACCTACAATTTTCATTCGTAAAAATCCAAATTaatttttggataaaaaatgaaataataaaataatgggtTTGTGAAATCAAGGcaggatttttatttattttttttaccgaTTCTGGCGAGACGATTGACCCAACGAGGAATCGGTTTCGCCGTCAATCTGAGGCAAGCGTCGTTGCAGAAGTGATTACAATTCTTGATTATGAGATTGTAAGTGTTGCCTATGTATTCTTCCGCCAGCTTCCCCATCAATGCTCGAACCTCTTTTGGACCTAAATCTGTTCTCCCAATTAGGATCGATTTCCTAAAAGTGAATCCAAGGCATTGCTTCGGTTCACCTTCGAAGATtctcatagttggaaaatcatgCGCCCCAAATGCATATTCCACTTCATGAACTAAACACacaaaaatcaaaactgaaacttTTAAACCCACTAGATCTAAATTAGACAGGggaaaaataacccaaaaaaaacccatgaAGTGGAGGTGAGAAGAAGAATCTGAGAAGTCATTCAAGTAG
The sequence above is a segment of the Telopea speciosissima isolate NSW1024214 ecotype Mountain lineage chromosome 7, Tspe_v1, whole genome shotgun sequence genome. Coding sequences within it:
- the LOC122668370 gene encoding S-protein homolog 29-like, producing the protein MTMRRKWKNNSQLLPVLLVIALMALSSMPYTVDAKLHVYIINELGLLDLDIHCKSKNDDLGEHKLYSGQEYTWSFNENIFGGTLYWCNFYWVNNGDNVHAGYQVFDQAKQPGLPAQDYFYKVRKDGIYFGHIRDGHFTKVSDWST